The DNA sequence gtacacagtgccaaagcttccagcacctggtttaaggaccatggcatccgtgttcttaattggccagcaaacttgcctgaccttaaccccatagaaaatctatggggtattgggaagaggaagatgcgatatgccagacccaacaacgACTCCATgtcacgccgcattgctgcagtaattcaggcaaaaggagccccaactaaatattgagtgctgtacatgctcatacttttcattgttatactttttagttggacaagatttctaaaaatcctttctttgtattgttttttttgggggggggtttatccttagttgtcagttaaaattatcaaaattaaaagaaacaaataattgaaatatatcagtctgtgtgtaatgaatgaatataatatacaaatgtaactttttgaattgaattaatgaaataaactttttgatgatattctaattatatggccAGCACCTGTATAAAGTTTAAAAGCATGTTTTAACCAATATATAACAGCTCACGTTAGcccttatttaaaaaatgttattgaaTGCCACATGACATTCATATGACATTTGATTGTGAAAGCCACGTTAATATAAATTAGGCTATATTTGAGTGTTGAATAAACTTGAATAAACAGAAATTAGCCATTAAAACCAACCGCAGCCACTCAGCAAACGAAAggcattcatattcattttttctagaaaaagaaaaagcatatCATGATTCATCGTGTCTAAATGCTTGTTTTCCTCGACAGCTGTGCTACAGAAAGCTGAGCGAACACTTATATAAAGAGTCGTTGCTATGGAAAACGATGCCAGTGTAGAGACGCTGGCCTGGGGATCTGATAGGATTTCTTTTAAGAGttaactaggttttgaaacatgTCAAACAACGACAAAGGCCCCAAAAATGGGTGTTTATAATGTTGGGAAAAAAGATTGGCCAAATATGATGCCCAAAAGGCACGTGCAACAATGTTGAGCATGTGGAGAAATGACTAGGCCGTGGATTCTTGTATGCGTGTGTGATTATATTAATGTGTGGCTCATATTCTTACCGTAACACCATATTTGAGCGCTATACCCTGCAGTGTGTCCCCATCCGTTACACGGTGTTCTGTGTATTTCTCTCCTAACGGCGCAGTGACGCTCGCGGTGCTGCCGTACGAGCGCGTCTTTGTGCGGGCCAAACTCTGAAACAGTTCACTGTCCGACTCCGAAGCGCACCGGGATTTGGGGAATAGCGGCTGTCCGTACCGTCCGCCTCCTCCATCGTCCCGAAGCGGAGGCAGCACCGGAGAAAACTCCGCCATCTTCAATCCTTTATTATTAAAGCTGCCGTGACGCGCGCGCTTCACCACCAACACACTAATATTACTCACAGGGCATGTTTCCAGCGCGTTTTCAGCGGTAATATTTAAAGGAAGCGCGAAAGGTGAGTGATTTTTCCAGTCGCCATTGTCGTTACCGTGGGCCTGCCTGCGCGAGGAGCCGCGGTTCATTTAGTGAAACCTGACCTGCACGCGAGTGATCATGATGACGCTCCCATCTACAGTAGCTGCAAACTAGCGCGTCGCGTCTTTCAATGTTCCAAATGGAATGTGACGTCGCCAGACAGTCGACCAATCAAAGACTTTAAGCGAGCGTCGCGTCCCTCGCGGTGTAAATCCACAAACACAAGTCATACAGTGTCTCTTGTTCTAAATCTTttagaaaatatgtatttatttaatttttaatttaaatagtgtATATTTATAAACATCTATTATAAAAAGGAATACATTTAATAGGGATACTACTTGCCTAGGGAGACCTGCCTCCTCAAAACAGGAGTAAATCTAGCCGTCGAAAacgttataattaaatattttaccagTTTTAAAGCTGTTTCGTTTAGAATGTTGTGAGTTATTTGTTTAGAATCGCAGCTGTTCATTTGCGCAGACTGAAGAAATGTAACACTCTAATGTGACCAAACAAATTACACAACACTCTGAAATGCTTCCAGATATTGGATGAactaaagtataaaaaatatatttctagttATTTAATTGAATGACAGTAGCCTACTGTACATACAGACAGTATTCCCTGAAATGATTCAATTAAGTTGGCTTCTATGTATCTAATCTTAAACATGGACATGAGGACACATCATATAAtccattatttgtattttatttcgaTTTTTTCACATGACCTGAATTTGAGAGAAAGTGAAAACAAGTTTCTACAAGTTTACTGGATTGTGGTTGCGCAGGTTCAGCTGTAGGCAAGAAAACAATCAGAAGGGAAACAGATTCAACCAACAGGGAGAAACCAAACCACTACATCATTTCACTTTTGACAGTGCTGT is a window from the Carassius carassius chromosome 13, fCarCar2.1, whole genome shotgun sequence genome containing:
- the LOC132155945 gene encoding lysM and putative peptidoglycan-binding domain-containing protein 2-like; this encodes MNRGSSRRQAHGNDNGDWKNHSPFALPLNITAENALETCPVSNISVLVVKRARHGSFNNKGLKMAEFSPVLPPLRDDGGGGRYGQPLFPKSRCASESDSELFQSLARTKTRSYGSTASVTAPLGEKYTEHRVTDGDTLQGIALKYGVTMEQIKRVNKLFSNDCIFLRNTLNIPVKSEKRSLFNGLSLESPDSEGSMPQESPRLSQDVDAPSPPPEPAALEPNNRPVQAEELSAKDYLHRLDLQIKQSKQAARKLKEDCGREEDDPANPASSYQEI